In Triticum urartu cultivar G1812 chromosome 6, Tu2.1, whole genome shotgun sequence, the following proteins share a genomic window:
- the LOC125516162 gene encoding disease resistance protein RGA2-like isoform X1, with translation MAMVLDAFASYMQNMLTEMVKEEVYMLLGVGDEIERMDVKLRDLKNFLADADRRNVTDKSVQEWVAQLKRAMYEAADILDLCQLKAMEHRLSTKDVGCFNPLLFCMRNPSHAHDIGTRIKVVNKRLGVIKERSAAFSFIPLGSYEDRSSKVQASHSGNKRRETSGVFDRSGVVGEKIEQDTRKLVEIMLSEKEGNTNIMVVAVVGVGRIGKTTLAQKVFNDEALNNEFEKTIWLSINKDFDEVELLRTIITQVGGVHGDEKALAVLEPILATTLKGKKLFIVLDDVWNHGAWDDVLKTQLTNVVARGSRVLVTTRDQTVARRMKAVLPYHHVDKLEEDAWSLLKKQVVNCLQIISSEIDDHEMDMLKDIGVQIVARCDGLPLAVKVMGGLLCQRDIKHREWEMVLNDSIWSISGMPEGLNNAVYLSYEDLSSSAKQCFLHYSLLPKTTVFYSDEIIGMWISEGFLHGTSDDLEELGSKHYKELILRNLIEPDTKYIDQNVCYMHDVVRSFAQFVARDEALAAHSGETNIVNKLTAHGFLRLSLESKPSESDGLDWSSLQAQKTLRALISVGHINIKPGDSLVHFPCLRTLHIDSKDVVALLQSLHKLKHLRYLSLTNNDISSLPDSIGKMKLLKYISLRGCKQFVELPRSILKLGELRYFNFSGTSISGIPRGFCALTNLRLVYGFPVSVDGDWCSLEELGPLSRLRRLGIHGLEDVTISSSATKAKLGEKVHLTRLSLDCGRRLGDDGMIKDEDSVSVEEQQRIETVCDELRPPPSLHNLEINGYFGRRLPRWMMSSLVVPHNSLRILFINDLVCCTQLPDGLCQLPYLEFFQIKRAPAIKRVGPEFMQSYHHQSPSSSQVLAAFPRLHEMNLIGMVEWEEWEWEEQVQAFPAVTPRM, from the exons ATGGCGATGGTCCTGGATGCTTTTGCATCCTACATGCAAAACATGCTCACGGAGATGGTGAAGGAAGAGGTGTACATGCTGCTTGGAGTCGGAGACGAGATTGAGAGGATGGATGTCAAGCTAAGGGACCTAAAGAACTTCCTTGCGGACGCTGACAGGAGAAACGTCACCGACAAGAGCGTGCAAGAGTGGGTGGCCCAGCTCAAGCGTGCCATGTATGAAGCTGCCgacatcctcgacctctgccAGCTCAAGGCCATGGAGCACCGTCTGTCCACTAAAGATGTGGGGTGCTTCAACCCCTTGCTCTTCTGCATGCGGAATCCCTCCCATGCCCACGACATCGGCACCCGCATCAAGGTGGTCAACAAGAGGCTCGGCGTCATCAAGGAGCGAAGCGCTGCTTTTAGCTTCATCCCTCTTGGTTCCTATGAGGATCGTAGCAGCAAGGTGCAAGCCTCTCATTCTGGAAATAAGAGACGTGAGACATCAGGGGTGTTTGACCGGTCAGGCGTAGTCGGAGAGAAGATCGAACAAGACACAAGAAAGCTGGTTGAGATCATGCTGAGTGAAAAGGAGGGCAACACCAACATCATGGTGGTCGCCGTTGTTGGTGTCGGCAGAATCGGCAAGACCACTCTTGCCCAGAAGGTCTTCAATGATGAAGCCTTGAACAACGAGTTTGAGAAGACGATATGGTTGAGCATCAACAAGGACTTCGACGAGGTGGAGTTGCTCAGGACTATAATCACGCAAGTGGGGGGAGTACATGGTGATGAAAAGGCGTTGGCTGTGCTTGAGCCAATCCTTGCCACTACCTTGAAAGGGAAGAAGCTATTCATAGTGCTAGATGATGTTTGGAACCATGGAGCATGGGATGATGTGCTTAAAACACAATTGACTAATGTCGTGGCTCGAGGTAGCCGAGTCCTCGTCACTACTAGAGATCAAACAGTAGCTCGAAGGATGAAAGCTGTGCTTCCCTACCACCATGTGGACAAATTAGAGGAGGATGCCTGGTCATTGCTCAAGAAGCAG GTAGTTAATTGCTTGCAGATAATATCAAGTGAGATTGATGACCATGAAATGGATATGCTCAAGGATATTGGAGTACAAATTGTAGCAAGATGTGATGGTTTGCCTCTTGCTGTCAAAGTAATGGGAGGACTCTTGTGTCAGAGGGACATAAAACACCGTGAGTGGGAGATGGTTTTGAATGATTCTATATGGTCGATATCTGGAATGCCCGAAGGGCTAAACAATGCAGTATATTTAAGTTATGAAGACTTATCTTCTTCTGCCAAACAATGCTTTCTACACTACTCCCTTCTCCCTAAAACTACAGTGTTTTATAGCGATGAAATCATTGGCATGTGGATTAGTGAAGGATTTCTTCACGGGACCTCGGATgacttagaagaactaggaagcAAGCACTATAAAGAGCTGATACTGAGGAATCTTATAGAGCCAGATACAAAGTACATTGATCAAAATGTTTGCTACATGCATGATGTTGTACGCTCATTTGCTCAATTTGTGGCTAGAGATGAGGCACTAGCAGCTCACAGTGGAGAAACTAATATTGTTAATAAACTTACTGCACATGGGTTTCTTCGGTTATCTCTAGAAAGCAAACCATCAGAATCAGATGGATTAGACTGGAGTTCTTTGCAAGCACAAAAGACATTAAGGGCACTAATATCAGTTGGCCATATAAATATTAAGCCTGGTGATTCGTTGGTTCATTTCCCATGCCTACGAACTTTACATATAGATTCTAAAGATGTTGTAGCATTGCTTCAATCTTTGCATAAGCTCAAGCACCTGAGGTACTTGTCCCTCACAAACAATGATATATCTAGTCTGCCAGATAGCATTGGAAAGATGAAATTGTTGAAGTACATTAGCCTTAGAGGATGCAAACAGTTTGTGGAACTTCCACGTAGCATTTTAAAGTTAGGGGAGCTAAGGTATTTTAACTTCAGTGGAACCAGTATAAGTGGCATACCTAGGGGGTTCTGTGCTCTAACAAACTTGAGGTTAGTATATGGGTTTCCAGTTTCGGTGGATGGTGATTGGTGCAGTTTGGAAGAGTTGGGCCCTCTTTCTCGGCTCAGACGTCTTGGAATACATGGGTTGGAGGATGTAACTATTTCCTCATCCGCAACAAAGGCAAAGCTTGGTGAAAAGGTGCATCTTACCAGACTGTCCTTAGATTGTGGTAGAAGATTGGGAGATGATGGGATGATTAAAGATGAAGATAGTGTCTCTGTGGAAGAGCAACAACGAATTGAGACGGTGTGTGATGAGCTCCGTCCTCCACCCAGCTTACATAATCTTGAAATCAATGGATATTTTGGCCGACGGCTACCAAGGTGGATGATGTCATCATTAGTTGTGCCCCACAATAGCTTGAGGATTTTGTTCATTAACGACCTGGTTTGCTGCACACAGCTTCCTGATGGCTTGTGTCAGCTCCCCTATTTAGAGTTCTTTCAGATCAAGCGTGCTCCAGCCATCAAGCGTGTTGGACCTGAATTCATGCAGTCCTACCATCACCAAAGTCCTAGTTCTTCCCAGGTGTTGGCTGCATTTCCGAGACTGCATGAGATGAATTTAATTGGAATGGTGGAATGGGAGGAATGGGAGTGGGAGGAGCAAGTGCAAGCCTTTCctgctgtaacaccccggatgtaa
- the LOC125516162 gene encoding putative disease resistance protein RGA4 isoform X2: protein MAMVLDAFASYMQNMLTEMVKEEVYMLLGVGDEIERMDVKLRDLKNFLADADRRNVTDKSVQEWVAQLKRAMYEAADILDLCQLKAMEHRLSTKDVGCFNPLLFCMRNPSHAHDIGTRIKVVNKRLGVIKERSAAFSFIPLGSYEDRSSKVQASHSGNKRRETSGVFDRSGVVGEKIEQDTRKLVEIMLSEKEGNTNIMVVAVVGVGRIGKTTLAQKVFNDEALNNEFEKTIWLSINKDFDEVELLRTIITQVGGVHGDEKALAVLEPILATTLKGKKLFIVLDDVWNHGAWDDVLKTQLTNVVARGSRVLVTTRDQTVARRMKAVLPYHHVDKLEEDAWSLLKKQIISSEIDDHEMDMLKDIGVQIVARCDGLPLAVKVMGGLLCQRDIKHREWEMVLNDSIWSISGMPEGLNNAVYLSYEDLSSSAKQCFLHYSLLPKTTVFYSDEIIGMWISEGFLHGTSDDLEELGSKHYKELILRNLIEPDTKYIDQNVCYMHDVVRSFAQFVARDEALAAHSGETNIVNKLTAHGFLRLSLESKPSESDGLDWSSLQAQKTLRALISVGHINIKPGDSLVHFPCLRTLHIDSKDVVALLQSLHKLKHLRYLSLTNNDISSLPDSIGKMKLLKYISLRGCKQFVELPRSILKLGELRYFNFSGTSISGIPRGFCALTNLRLVYGFPVSVDGDWCSLEELGPLSRLRRLGIHGLEDVTISSSATKAKLGEKVHLTRLSLDCGRRLGDDGMIKDEDSVSVEEQQRIETVCDELRPPPSLHNLEINGYFGRRLPRWMMSSLVVPHNSLRILFINDLVCCTQLPDGLCQLPYLEFFQIKRAPAIKRVGPEFMQSYHHQSPSSSQVLAAFPRLHEMNLIGMVEWEEWEWEEQVQAFPAVTPRM, encoded by the exons ATGGCGATGGTCCTGGATGCTTTTGCATCCTACATGCAAAACATGCTCACGGAGATGGTGAAGGAAGAGGTGTACATGCTGCTTGGAGTCGGAGACGAGATTGAGAGGATGGATGTCAAGCTAAGGGACCTAAAGAACTTCCTTGCGGACGCTGACAGGAGAAACGTCACCGACAAGAGCGTGCAAGAGTGGGTGGCCCAGCTCAAGCGTGCCATGTATGAAGCTGCCgacatcctcgacctctgccAGCTCAAGGCCATGGAGCACCGTCTGTCCACTAAAGATGTGGGGTGCTTCAACCCCTTGCTCTTCTGCATGCGGAATCCCTCCCATGCCCACGACATCGGCACCCGCATCAAGGTGGTCAACAAGAGGCTCGGCGTCATCAAGGAGCGAAGCGCTGCTTTTAGCTTCATCCCTCTTGGTTCCTATGAGGATCGTAGCAGCAAGGTGCAAGCCTCTCATTCTGGAAATAAGAGACGTGAGACATCAGGGGTGTTTGACCGGTCAGGCGTAGTCGGAGAGAAGATCGAACAAGACACAAGAAAGCTGGTTGAGATCATGCTGAGTGAAAAGGAGGGCAACACCAACATCATGGTGGTCGCCGTTGTTGGTGTCGGCAGAATCGGCAAGACCACTCTTGCCCAGAAGGTCTTCAATGATGAAGCCTTGAACAACGAGTTTGAGAAGACGATATGGTTGAGCATCAACAAGGACTTCGACGAGGTGGAGTTGCTCAGGACTATAATCACGCAAGTGGGGGGAGTACATGGTGATGAAAAGGCGTTGGCTGTGCTTGAGCCAATCCTTGCCACTACCTTGAAAGGGAAGAAGCTATTCATAGTGCTAGATGATGTTTGGAACCATGGAGCATGGGATGATGTGCTTAAAACACAATTGACTAATGTCGTGGCTCGAGGTAGCCGAGTCCTCGTCACTACTAGAGATCAAACAGTAGCTCGAAGGATGAAAGCTGTGCTTCCCTACCACCATGTGGACAAATTAGAGGAGGATGCCTGGTCATTGCTCAAGAAGCAG ATAATATCAAGTGAGATTGATGACCATGAAATGGATATGCTCAAGGATATTGGAGTACAAATTGTAGCAAGATGTGATGGTTTGCCTCTTGCTGTCAAAGTAATGGGAGGACTCTTGTGTCAGAGGGACATAAAACACCGTGAGTGGGAGATGGTTTTGAATGATTCTATATGGTCGATATCTGGAATGCCCGAAGGGCTAAACAATGCAGTATATTTAAGTTATGAAGACTTATCTTCTTCTGCCAAACAATGCTTTCTACACTACTCCCTTCTCCCTAAAACTACAGTGTTTTATAGCGATGAAATCATTGGCATGTGGATTAGTGAAGGATTTCTTCACGGGACCTCGGATgacttagaagaactaggaagcAAGCACTATAAAGAGCTGATACTGAGGAATCTTATAGAGCCAGATACAAAGTACATTGATCAAAATGTTTGCTACATGCATGATGTTGTACGCTCATTTGCTCAATTTGTGGCTAGAGATGAGGCACTAGCAGCTCACAGTGGAGAAACTAATATTGTTAATAAACTTACTGCACATGGGTTTCTTCGGTTATCTCTAGAAAGCAAACCATCAGAATCAGATGGATTAGACTGGAGTTCTTTGCAAGCACAAAAGACATTAAGGGCACTAATATCAGTTGGCCATATAAATATTAAGCCTGGTGATTCGTTGGTTCATTTCCCATGCCTACGAACTTTACATATAGATTCTAAAGATGTTGTAGCATTGCTTCAATCTTTGCATAAGCTCAAGCACCTGAGGTACTTGTCCCTCACAAACAATGATATATCTAGTCTGCCAGATAGCATTGGAAAGATGAAATTGTTGAAGTACATTAGCCTTAGAGGATGCAAACAGTTTGTGGAACTTCCACGTAGCATTTTAAAGTTAGGGGAGCTAAGGTATTTTAACTTCAGTGGAACCAGTATAAGTGGCATACCTAGGGGGTTCTGTGCTCTAACAAACTTGAGGTTAGTATATGGGTTTCCAGTTTCGGTGGATGGTGATTGGTGCAGTTTGGAAGAGTTGGGCCCTCTTTCTCGGCTCAGACGTCTTGGAATACATGGGTTGGAGGATGTAACTATTTCCTCATCCGCAACAAAGGCAAAGCTTGGTGAAAAGGTGCATCTTACCAGACTGTCCTTAGATTGTGGTAGAAGATTGGGAGATGATGGGATGATTAAAGATGAAGATAGTGTCTCTGTGGAAGAGCAACAACGAATTGAGACGGTGTGTGATGAGCTCCGTCCTCCACCCAGCTTACATAATCTTGAAATCAATGGATATTTTGGCCGACGGCTACCAAGGTGGATGATGTCATCATTAGTTGTGCCCCACAATAGCTTGAGGATTTTGTTCATTAACGACCTGGTTTGCTGCACACAGCTTCCTGATGGCTTGTGTCAGCTCCCCTATTTAGAGTTCTTTCAGATCAAGCGTGCTCCAGCCATCAAGCGTGTTGGACCTGAATTCATGCAGTCCTACCATCACCAAAGTCCTAGTTCTTCCCAGGTGTTGGCTGCATTTCCGAGACTGCATGAGATGAATTTAATTGGAATGGTGGAATGGGAGGAATGGGAGTGGGAGGAGCAAGTGCAAGCCTTTCctgctgtaacaccccggatgtaa